A window of Kribbella sp. NBC_00382 genomic DNA:
CACGTTCTGGGACACCCTGTGGCCGCTGTTCAAGCTCGGCGTGGCCGAACCGCTGACCTGGCTCGCGATCACGACGGTGGTCTTCGGCCACCGGGTGCTCGCGAGCGGTGGCGTGTTCCGCGGCACCAGGATCGAGCGGCGGCTCGGCGGCCGGCTCACCGAGGAGGATGCGTCGAAGCCGAATCGCTTTGTCGCCATGACCAACCAGGCACCGAACCTGCTGCTCGGTGGGTTCCGGGAGAAGTTCTACCCGGCCCTGACGGCGTTCCGGTTGCTGGTCCGGGTCGGTCCGGTCTACCTCGGCGTGGTCTGCATGGTCTACACGTTCTGGTTGCTGGGAAGCGACTGGGCGTTCGCCGGTGCGGTCCGGCTGGTCGGCATTCACGGCGTCGGCACCGACTGGGGGCTGATGAACCACGAGATCGTCACCCTGGTTCGCGACGCGGTCTTCGAGACACTGCGCATCGCCTTGCTGGCGGCGGCTTTCGACCTCTGTATCTCGGTCGGCGCCGAGCGTCGCGCCGAGGTGGAGGAAGCCAACGCGGCGAAGGATCAGTCCGTACCGGCCTGATCAGCGGGTGATCAGGACCCGCCGGTACTCCCGCTGGTTCTCGACCTGGATGCCGGTCAGATGCGGCACCGCGGACTCCGGCACCACGAAGACCTGCGCGAGCTGATCGGTCCGGTTCAGCTTGAACGGGTGCTCGTCGTCGGTGCAGCTCGTCGGCAACGCGAGACCGGTGGCGTACTGGCTTTCCCAGAGGTTGCCACGATCGTCGCGGAGCTTCGCCGAGCAGACGGGAGTGCTGACACCGGGCAGCGGGGTGAGCGCGATCGTGGCGAGGATCACCACCGAGCCGGCCGGCTGCTCGAGCGTGATCTTCTTCTTCTCCTGGTCCACCAGTTGGGTGTAGACCTCGAGTGACTCCAGCTTCCATTGGATGTGGTCGATCGTCACCGGCCCCTGGGTCACCTCGCTGACGGTGCCCTGGCGGTAGATCCGTTCGCCGTCGTCGTCGAGGTACGGGCGGAGCAGCAGGACCGTACTGGTCCCCGCCAGAGCGACCAGCAGCGAGATCTGCGCGGCCAGCCGGAGCACGCGCTGGGAGCTGATCATGAGGCGACTCGCGTGACGCTGTGCGGGATCAGATATTCCGCCGCGGCCTGGTCGACCAGCCGCTGCGCCACCGCGTCGTCAGGTACGGCGAGATCGAACGCGAGGTCCTGGGTCAGCACGGTGAACAGCGGACTGCTGCGGACCTTGAGGGTGAGCCCCGCGAGATCGGCGGGGTTGACCTCGAACACGACCACGCCGGTCACGCCGAAGCCCGGGGCCGCGAAGTCGAGGCTGCTTCCGTAGGTGTCGCTGATCGGCGCGTACGCCGTGCCGGCGTCGGTCGCCAACTCGAGTCGGGGGTTGGGCACGTTCTCGGTACCTCGCACGGTGTCGTACTCGACGACGGCGTAGATCCCGCTCGTCTCCACCGCCTTCTCGTCGCTGTCGCTCGACAGGTAGGCCCGGGCGAACTTCAGCCGGTCCACCTTGACGGTCGACTCGCCGAACCGGAGCGGCTCGCCGATGGTGCCGTGCCGAACGGTGCGGTTGGCCTCACCGTCGTACACATGGTCCGGTTCGGCCAGCCGGGTCAGCCCGCCGAGTAGGACGAACATGATGCCGACGAGCACGGTGGCCGGCCGATACAACTTCATTCGGTCTCCGTCGTCATCGTTGTCTTGACCCGGACCACGGCCTTGGGCGCCTCGTTGTGCCAGTACGGATTCTCCGACGCTCCGAACAGGCCTTCGTCGGAGTCGTAGCTCTCGGCCCAGACGGCGAACTCCGTCTGGTCGGCCCTGAAACTGGGTGACACCTCGAAGGTCGCGACGCAAGCCTCGGCGGGCAATCCGTAGACGAGCGGGCTGCCGATGATCTTCTTGTCCTTGCACTTCACGTTGTCCGGCTTGATCAGGTCCTTGCCGGGGACGACCCAGTTGAACAGCTTGTCTCCGGAGAAGTCGACGCTGGCGTGCTCTTCCTCGTCGATGTTCTTCAGTTGGAGCTCGACCTCGAGGCGGGCCTTGGCCGGGCTGTACTCGGTCTTCGGGGTTCTGATGATGGTGGCGGTGGTGACGCCGATCTCGAACCGGCCGGCCTTGAGAGTGGTCGGTGCGTCGAGGGTGTCGACGGTGCGGCCCTTGTGCTCTTTCCAGCCGCCGGTGAAGAAGATGATGACGGCCAGGACGAGGATCGCGGCGACGGCGATCAGCCATTTCCGGCGGTGCCGGTGGATCACCCGGTCGGCGATCATGGCGTCGATGACGTCGTCGAGACTTTCCACGGCAGCGATCTTAGGGGGCATCGGGGGCGGTGGTCGCGGGGTGACCGGGTCTCGGTTCGCAGACAGTCAGGGGCGATCCAGCCAGAAGCCACTGAGCGCCATGAGCGCTTTCCGAGCCCCCACCCCGCGTGGGGGGACATGGCGAGGAGTCCGAAAAGACGCCCTGTCCACAGTTCTAGCCGCCTGGTGGCAGGTTCTGCTTCGGTCGACGGGTAAGATGGAGGTGTTGAGAAAGTCACCCCACTGATGAACACAGTAGGGGCGGCTTCTACTGTGCATCGATGCCTCGCGCACGCGGGGTCCGAGGAGGACAACAGCCGGTGACCGACGAGCCGACCGAGATCGACGAAACAACGTCCGCCGACAGCACCGGTATCGAAGAAGCACCGCTGACCGCGATCAGCCGAAGTGCGGTAGAGCGCGAGTACGACGCCAGCGCGATCCAGGTCCTCGAAGGCCTCGACGCCGTGCGCAAGCGCCCTGGCATGTACATCGGGTCCACCGGTGAGCGTGGTCTGCACCACCTAGTTTACGAGGTGGTGGACAACGCCGTCGACGAGGCGCTGGCCGGGTTCTGCGACAAGATCGTCATCACCCTGCTGGCCGACGGCGGCGTCCGGGTGGTCGACAACGGCCGTGGTATTCCGGTCGACATCGTCGAGTCCGAGGGCAAGCCGGCCGTCACGGTCGTGCTGACCGTGCTGCACGCCGGCGGCAAGTTCGGCGGCGGCGGGTACAAGGTCTCCGGTGGTCTGCACGGCGTCGGTGTCTCGGTCGTGAACGCGTTGTCCAGCAGGCTCCGGGTGGACGTGCACAAGAACGACAAGGTCTACATGCAGTCCTTCACGGTCGGCGTGCCGGACGAGGACCTGAAGGAGATCGGCAGCACGGACACCACCGGCACGACGATCACCTTCTGGCCGAGCCCGGACGTGTTCGAGACGACGGTCTACTCGTACGAGACGCTGGTCACCCGCTTCCGCGAGTACGCCTTCCTGAACAAGGGTCTCGAGTTGGTCGTCCGCGACGAGCGTCCGGACCACACCGAGGACGGCAACCCGACCGAGCAGTCCTTCAAGTACGACGACGGCCTGGTCGACTACGTGAAGTACCTGACCGGCATCCGCGAGACCGTGCACCGCGACGTGATCGCGTTCGAGGCGGCCACCGGGGAGGACACGCTCAGCCTCGAGGTCGCGATGCAGTGGAGCGGCTCCTTCCAGGAGTCCGTGCACACCTTCGCGAACGCGATCAACACGCACGAGGGCGGCACCCACGAAGAAGGCTTCCGGGCCGCGCTCACCTCGCTGGTCAACTCGTTCGGCGAGGACCAGGGCATGATCAAGAAGAAGGAGGACAGGCTCACCGGCGACGACATCCGGGAGGGTCTGACCGCCATCATCTCGGTCAAGCTGGCAGAGCCGCAGTTCGAGGGCCAGACCAAGACCAAGCTCGGCAACACCGAGGTCAAGGGCTTCGTCCAGCGGGTCGTGAACGACCGGCTGGGCGCGTGGTTCGAGCAGAACCCGCAGGAGGGCAAGGAGATCATCCGCAAGGCCACCGCGGCCGCGAGTGCCCGGATCGCCGCCCGCAAGGCGCGCGACCTGGCCCGCAACCGCAAGGGCCTGCTGGGTGGCGGCGGGCTGCCGGGCAAGCTGTCCGACTGCCAGTCGACCAACCCCGAAGAGTGCGAGGTCTACATCGTCGAGGGTGACTCGGCCGGTGGCTCCGCCAAGGGTGGCCGCGATCCGAAGTACCAGGCGATCCTGCCGATCCGGGGCAAGATCCTGAACGTCGAGAAGGCGCGGATCGACCGGGTCCTGCAGAACAACGAAGTACTCGCGATCATCTCGGCGCTCGGCACCGGGATCCACGAGGACTTCGACGAGGAGAAGCTCCGGTACCACAAGATCGTGATCATGGCCGACGCCGACGTCGACGGCCAGCACATCCGGACGCTGCTGCTCACCCTGCTGTTCCGGTTCATGCGGCCGCTGATCGAGCGCGGGCACGTGTACGCCGCACAGCCGCCGCTGTACAAGATCCGCTGGAGCGGCCAGCCGCACGAGCTGGCCTACACCGAGCGGGAGAAGGACGGCCTGCTGGAGGCCGGCGTCGAGGCCGGCAAGAAGCTGCCGAAGGACAACGCGATCCAGCGCTACAAGGGTCTGGGCGAGATGAACGCGCAGGAGCTGTGGGAGACCACGATGGACCCGGCCAACCGGGTGCTGCTGCAGATCACCCTGGACGACGCCGCCCGCGCCGACGAGACCTTCGCGACGCTGATGGGCGACGACATCGAGGCCCGTCGCAACTTCATCCAGCGCAACGCCAAGGACGTCCGGTTCCTTGACATCTGAGGGCCGCCCGGGCCGTGCCCGGGCGGCTTTCGCGCAGCGCCGACCTCACCGACGTACTGACACGAACGGGACGAGCACCAGATGACCGAGACCCCCATTTCTCCGGGACACGACCGGATCGAGCCCCTCGATCTGCAGACCGAGATGCAGCAGTCGTACCTCGACTACGCGATGGCCGTCATCGTCGGCCGGGCGCTGCCCGAGGTCCGCGACGGCCTCAAGCCGGTGCACCGCCGGATCCTCTACGCGATGTACGACGGCGGCTACCGTCCCGACCGCGGTTTCTCCAAGTGCTCCCGCGTCGTCGGTGACGTGATGGGTCAGTACCACCCGCACGGTGACTCGGCGATCTACGACACCCTGGTCCGGCTGGCCCAGCCCTGGGTGATGCGCGCGCCGATGATCCAGGGTCAGGGCAACTTCGGTTCACCGGGTAACGACCCGGCCGCCGCGATGCGGTACACCGAGTGCCGGCTGGCCCCGCTGGCGATGGAGATGGTGCGCGACATCGACCAGGAGACGGTCGACTTCCGCCCCAACTACGACGGCCGCTCGCAGGAGCCGGTGATCCTGCCCAGCCGGTTCCCGAACCTGCTGGTCAACGGCTCGGCCGGAATCGCCGTCGGTATGGCCACGATGATCCCGCCGCACAACCTGCGCGAGGTCGCCGCCGCCGCCCAGTGGTGCCTCGAGCACCCGGAGGCCACCCAGGAAGAGGTCCTGGCGGCGTGCATGGAGAACATCAAGGGCCCGGACTTCCCGAACGGCGCGCTGATCGTCGGCTACAAGGGCATCGACGACGCCTACCGCACCGGCCGTGGCTCGGTCACGATGCGCGCGGTCGTGGACGTCGAGGAGGACGCCAAGGGACGGACCAGCCTGGTCGTCAGCCAGCTGCCGTACATGGTCAACCCGGACAACCTGGCGCAGAAGATCGCCGAGCTGGTCAACACCGGCAAGATGACCGGCATCGCCGACATCCGTGACGACACCTCGTCGCGGACCGGCCAGCGCCTGGTGATCGTGCTCAAGCGCGACGCCCAGCCTCGGGTCGTACTGAACAACCTCTACAAGCACACGCAGCTGCAGGACACCTTCGGCTGCAACATGCTGGCGCTGGTCGACGGCGTGCCGCGCACGCTCAGCCTGGACCTGTTCATCACGCACTGGATCGACCACCAGATCGAGGTCATCCAGCGGCGGACCCGGTACCGCCTGCGCGAGGCCGAGAAGCAGGCGCACATCTACCGCGGACTGGTGAAGGCGCTGGACGCGCTGGACGAGGTCATCGCGCTGATCCGCCGCAGCCCGGACGTCGAGGAGGCCCGCACCGGCCTGATGTCGCTGCTGGAGATCGACGAGGTCCAGGCCCAGGCGATCCTGGACATGCAGCTGCGCCGGCTGGCCGCCCTGGAGCGGCAGAAGATCGTCGACCGGCTGAACGAGCTCGAGGTCGTCATCGCCGACCTCGAGGACATCCTGGCCGACCCGGTCCGGCAGCGGCACATCGTCCGCGACGAGCTGGCCGAGATCGTCGAGCGGTACGGCGACGAGCGGCGGACCGAGATCATCGCGGCCGACGGCGACCTGTCCGTCCAGGACCTGGTGCCGGACGAGGAGGTCGTCGTCACGATCACCCGTGGCGGGTACGCGAAGCGCACCAAGACCGACCTGTACCGCACCCAGAACCGCGGCGGTAAGGGCGTCCGTGGCGCGACGATGCGGGCCGAGGACGAGATCGGCCACTTCTTCGCCACCACGAACCACCACTGGATGCTGTTCTTCACCACCAAGGGCCGCGTGTACCGCGCCAAGGTGTGGCAGCTGCCCGAGTCCGCACGCGACGCCAAGGGCTCGCACGTGGCCGGTCTGCTGTCGTTCCAGCCGGACGAGGAAATCGCCCAGGTACTGACGCTGCGCGACTACGAGCAGGAGCCGTACCTGCTGCTCGCCACCAAGCGCGGCCTGGTGAAGAAGACGGCGCTGACCGACTACGACTCGGCCCGGCAGAGCGGCATCATCGCGGTCAACTTCCGCGAGGAGGACGACGAGCTGATCGGCGCCGAGCTGGCGTCGGCCGAGGACGACCTGATGCTGGTCTCCAAGAAGGGCCAGTCGATCCGCTTCACCGCGAACGACGAGCAGCTCCGCCCGATGGGCCGGGCCACCTCGGGTGTGACCGGGATGAAGTTCCGCAACGGCGACGAGTTGCTGTCGATGGCGGTCATCCGGGCCGGCTCGGAGGAGGACACGCAGTTCGTCTTCACCGTGACCGATGCGGGTTACGCCAAGCGCAGCCGGGTATCTGAGTACCGGCAGCAAGGTCGCGGCGGACTGGGCATCAAGGCGGTGAAGTTGAACGACGAGCGTGGTTCGCTGGTGGGTGCGCTGATCGTGGTCGACAGCGACCAGGTGCTGGCGATCAAGAACAGCGGCCAGGTCGTTCGCAGCCGGGTCGACAGTGTGCCGGTCAAGGGCCGCGACACGATGGGCGTGAAGTTCGCCGGGGTCGGCGAGTCCGACGCCGTGGTCGCGATCGCACGTAACACCGACCTCACGGTCAGTGACGACGAGGCAGAGGACGTCGAAGGCAGCGAAGAAGTTGCCCAGGATGTGGACGGTTCGACAACCGAAACCCCCTCCACGAGCGTCAGCACTGATGACCAGCATTCGACGGACGTCGACGGCGCGGCTACGGTCGAAGACGACGAAGCCGGCCAGGAGGGTACCTGATGACCAACCGCGCGAGGCCGACCTGGCCTGATGGAGCGGACAGCCCCAATTCCCAGCGACCGCAGAGCGGCGCCGGGAAGGGCCAGTCCACCCCAGCTGCCACTCCGGCCTCCAACGGTCGTAGCAGTTCGAACGGCAACGGCCAGACCAGATCCGGTACTGCGAACGGCCAGCGGCCCGGCGATGCGCGCCAGCCGCGTCCGGGTGGACCGTCGGCAGCACCGTCGGGCGCAGGCTCGACCGGTACGCCGACGCGGCCGCCGCAGCAGCCTGCGGTCCGCCCGGCGCCTGCCACGCCGTCGAACGCTGGGGCTCCTCGACCGGGTGCCGCCGCTGCGGGGAGCCCGTTCCAGGCCACCCCGAGTACGCCTGGACGGCCGGAGCCGCGGCTGCCCAGTTCGGGCAAGGTGGGGGACGGTGGCGGGTCGGCGTACGGGCAGACCGGCAAGCTGGCGACGCCGACGCATACCCCGACCGAGAGCTTCAGCGACAAGCTGAACGCGGCGAAGCAGGCCGTGCTCGGCCGGGCCAGCGCGCTGAAGGAGTCCGCGACGTCCTCTTCGGCGGCGGTCGTCGAGCCGAAGGCCAAGGTCGACCACGACTTCACGCCGGCCGTCGAGGCGGCGCCGAAGAGCTCGGGCCGCACGCAGACCCGGAAGGCGCGGCTGCGGATGACCCGGGTCGACCCGTGGTCGGTGATGAAGACCGCGTTCCTGCTGGCGATCGCGTTCGGCATCGTCACCTGGGTGGCCGTCTTCATCATCTGGTCGGCGATCGGCGCGGCCGGTGTGTTCGACAACATCAACAACACGGTCCGCGAGGTCCTGGGCAACCAGGAAGGCGCCGATCCGTTCCAGATCGAGGACTACATCAACACCGGCAAGGTGATGGGCTTCACCACCCTGCTGGCCTGCGCCGATGTGCTGATCATCACGGCGCTGGCGACCCTCGGATCGTTCCTCTACAACATCGCGGCCACCCTGCTGGGCGGCCTCGAAGTGACGCTGGCCTCAGAGGACTGAGCCCTGGTTTCTGGATTCGGCCGGACCGTGCTCCGGCCCGGCCGAATCCAATTTGGGAGCCAGGCACCGGGTGCGGTAATCTCTCCGAGTTCGTCCCCCGCAGTTCGCGGGCCTATAGCTCAGTTGGTTAGAGCGCTGCCCTGATAAGGCAGAGGTCACAGGTTCAAATCCTGTTAGGCCCACCCCTGATCGACATCGATCCAAGGAGAATCCCCGGTGCTGAAGAAGATTCTGCTGGTCCTGCTGGCCAGCGTCGGTGGATACTTCGTCTACAAGAAGACCCAGCAGGCCCGCGCCGAGCAGGACCTCTGGGCCGAGGCCGTCGACCCGGTCACCCCGGGCCGCTGATCAAAACCCCCACGGGGGCGTAGCTCAACTGGCAGAGCACTGCCTTTGCAAGGCAGGGGTTAGGGGTTCGAGTCCCCTCGTCTCCACCCCAAGAAAGCCGGTTCCCCCGCGGAACCGGCTTTCTCCTTGTCCCGCGAACCCCCCACGCGCCCTCCGCCACTCGCTCCTACGTCGCTCACCACTCCGGGCGCTCCCACCCACCCTTCCTCGAGTACCGCTCCTCCGTCGCGTGAGTACTTGCCTAGGCGCGCCGTGGACC
This region includes:
- the gyrB gene encoding DNA topoisomerase (ATP-hydrolyzing) subunit B; the encoded protein is MPRARGVRGGQQPVTDEPTEIDETTSADSTGIEEAPLTAISRSAVEREYDASAIQVLEGLDAVRKRPGMYIGSTGERGLHHLVYEVVDNAVDEALAGFCDKIVITLLADGGVRVVDNGRGIPVDIVESEGKPAVTVVLTVLHAGGKFGGGGYKVSGGLHGVGVSVVNALSSRLRVDVHKNDKVYMQSFTVGVPDEDLKEIGSTDTTGTTITFWPSPDVFETTVYSYETLVTRFREYAFLNKGLELVVRDERPDHTEDGNPTEQSFKYDDGLVDYVKYLTGIRETVHRDVIAFEAATGEDTLSLEVAMQWSGSFQESVHTFANAINTHEGGTHEEGFRAALTSLVNSFGEDQGMIKKKEDRLTGDDIREGLTAIISVKLAEPQFEGQTKTKLGNTEVKGFVQRVVNDRLGAWFEQNPQEGKEIIRKATAAASARIAARKARDLARNRKGLLGGGGLPGKLSDCQSTNPEECEVYIVEGDSAGGSAKGGRDPKYQAILPIRGKILNVEKARIDRVLQNNEVLAIISALGTGIHEDFDEEKLRYHKIVIMADADVDGQHIRTLLLTLLFRFMRPLIERGHVYAAQPPLYKIRWSGQPHELAYTEREKDGLLEAGVEAGKKLPKDNAIQRYKGLGEMNAQELWETTMDPANRVLLQITLDDAARADETFATLMGDDIEARRNFIQRNAKDVRFLDI
- a CDS encoding DLW-39 family protein, whose product is MLKKILLVLLASVGGYFVYKKTQQARAEQDLWAEAVDPVTPGR
- a CDS encoding DUF3566 domain-containing protein; the protein is MTNRARPTWPDGADSPNSQRPQSGAGKGQSTPAATPASNGRSSSNGNGQTRSGTANGQRPGDARQPRPGGPSAAPSGAGSTGTPTRPPQQPAVRPAPATPSNAGAPRPGAAAAGSPFQATPSTPGRPEPRLPSSGKVGDGGGSAYGQTGKLATPTHTPTESFSDKLNAAKQAVLGRASALKESATSSSAAVVEPKAKVDHDFTPAVEAAPKSSGRTQTRKARLRMTRVDPWSVMKTAFLLAIAFGIVTWVAVFIIWSAIGAAGVFDNINNTVREVLGNQEGADPFQIEDYINTGKVMGFTTLLACADVLIITALATLGSFLYNIAATLLGGLEVTLASED
- the gyrA gene encoding DNA gyrase subunit A, translated to MTETPISPGHDRIEPLDLQTEMQQSYLDYAMAVIVGRALPEVRDGLKPVHRRILYAMYDGGYRPDRGFSKCSRVVGDVMGQYHPHGDSAIYDTLVRLAQPWVMRAPMIQGQGNFGSPGNDPAAAMRYTECRLAPLAMEMVRDIDQETVDFRPNYDGRSQEPVILPSRFPNLLVNGSAGIAVGMATMIPPHNLREVAAAAQWCLEHPEATQEEVLAACMENIKGPDFPNGALIVGYKGIDDAYRTGRGSVTMRAVVDVEEDAKGRTSLVVSQLPYMVNPDNLAQKIAELVNTGKMTGIADIRDDTSSRTGQRLVIVLKRDAQPRVVLNNLYKHTQLQDTFGCNMLALVDGVPRTLSLDLFITHWIDHQIEVIQRRTRYRLREAEKQAHIYRGLVKALDALDEVIALIRRSPDVEEARTGLMSLLEIDEVQAQAILDMQLRRLAALERQKIVDRLNELEVVIADLEDILADPVRQRHIVRDELAEIVERYGDERRTEIIAADGDLSVQDLVPDEEVVVTITRGGYAKRTKTDLYRTQNRGGKGVRGATMRAEDEIGHFFATTNHHWMLFFTTKGRVYRAKVWQLPESARDAKGSHVAGLLSFQPDEEIAQVLTLRDYEQEPYLLLATKRGLVKKTALTDYDSARQSGIIAVNFREEDDELIGAELASAEDDLMLVSKKGQSIRFTANDEQLRPMGRATSGVTGMKFRNGDELLSMAVIRAGSEEDTQFVFTVTDAGYAKRSRVSEYRQQGRGGLGIKAVKLNDERGSLVGALIVVDSDQVLAIKNSGQVVRSRVDSVPVKGRDTMGVKFAGVGESDAVVAIARNTDLTVSDDEAEDVEGSEEVAQDVDGSTTETPSTSVSTDDQHSTDVDGAATVEDDEAGQEGT